In one window of Escherichia coli DSM 30083 = JCM 1649 = ATCC 11775 DNA:
- the ppdA gene encoding prepilin peptidase-dependent protein: MKTQRGYTLIETLVAMLILVMLSASGLYGWQYWQQSQRLWQTASQARDYLLYLREDANWHNRDHSISLIREGTLWCLVSSVAGANTCHGSSPLVFVPRWPEVEMSDLTPSLAFFGLRNTAWAGHIRFKNSTGEWWLVVSPWGRLRLCQQGETEGCL; encoded by the coding sequence ATGAAAACACAACGTGGTTATACGCTGATTGAAACGCTGGTCGCGATGCTGATTCTGGTCATGCTAAGCGCAAGTGGGCTTTATGGCTGGCAATACTGGCAGCAGTCGCAACGGCTTTGGCAAACCGCCAGCCAGGCGCGGGACTATTTGCTCTATTTACGTGAAGATGCCAACTGGCATAACCGCGACCACAGTATCAGTCTTATCAGGGAGGGGACGTTATGGTGCCTTGTGAGTTCCGTTGCTGGGGCGAATACCTGTCATGGCAGTTCACCATTGGTCTTTGTGCCGCGCTGGCCCGAAGTCGAAATGAGCGACCTGACACCTTCGCTTGCTTTCTTTGGCCTGCGCAATACCGCATGGGCCGGGCATATTCGCTTCAAAAACTCAACGGGCGAGTGGTGGCTGGTGGTTTCGCCGTGGGGAAGACTCCGGCTTTGTCAGCAAGGAGAAACAGAAGGATGCCTGTAA
- the recC gene encoding exodeoxyribonuclease V subunit gamma, translated as MLRVYHSNRLDVLEALMEFIVERERLDDPFEPEMILVQSTGMAQWLQMTLSQKFGIAANIDFPLPASFIWDMFVRVLPEIPKESAFNKQSMSWKLMTLLPQLLEREDFTLLRHYLTDDSDKRKLFQLSSKAADLFDQYLVYRPDWLAQWETGHLVEGLGEAQAWQAPLWKALVEYTDELGQPRWHRANLYQRFIETLESATTCPPGLPSRVFICGISALPPVYLQALQALGKHIEIHLLFTNPCRYYWGDIKDPAYLAKLLTRQRRHSFEDRELPLFRDSENAGQLFNSDGEQDVGNPLLASWGKLGRDYIYLLSDLESSQELDAFVDVTPDNLLHNIQSDILELENRAVAGVNIEEFSRSDNKRPLDPLDSSITFHVCHSPQREVEVLHDRLLAMLEEDPTLTPRDIIVMVADIDSYSPFIQAVFGSAPADRYLPYAISDRRARQSHPVLEAFISLLSLPDSRFVSEDVLALLDVPVLAARFDITEEGLRYLRQWVNESGIRWGIDDDNVRELELPATGQHTWRFGLTRMLLGYAMESAQGEWQSVLPYDESSGLIAELVGHLASLLMQLNIWRRGLAQERPLEEWLPVCRDMLNAFFLPDAETEAAMTLIEQQWQAIISEGLGAQYGDAVPLSLLRDELALRLDQERISQRFLAGPVNICTLMPMRSIPFKVVCLLGMNDGVYPRQLAPLGFDLMSQKPKRGDRSRRDDDRYLFLEALISAQQKLYISYIGRSIQDNSERFPSVLVQELIDYIGQSHYLPGDEALNCDESEARVKAHLTCHHTRMPFDPQNYQPGNLQSYAREWLPAASQAGKAHSEFVQPLPFTLPETVPLETLQRFWAHPVRAFFQMRLQVNFRTEDSEIPDTEPFILEGLSRYQINQQLLNVLVEQDDAERLFRRFRAAGDLPYGAFGEIFWETQCQEMQQLADRVIACRQPGQSMEIDLACNGVQITGWLPQVQPDGLLRWRPSLLSVAQGMQLWLEHLVYCASGGNGESRLFLRKDGEWRFPPLAAEQALHYLSQLIEGYREGMSAPLLVLPESGGAWLKTCYDAQNDAMLDDDSTLQKARTKFLQAYEGNMMVRGEGDDIWYQRLWRQLTPETMEAIVEQSQRFLLPLFRFNQS; from the coding sequence ATGTTAAGGGTCTACCATTCCAATCGTCTGGACGTGCTGGAAGCGTTGATGGAGTTTATTGTCGAACGCGAACGGCTGGACGATCCTTTCGAACCAGAGATGATTCTGGTGCAAAGTACCGGTATGGCACAGTGGCTGCAAATGACCCTGTCGCAAAAGTTTGGTATTGCGGCAAACATTGATTTTCCGCTGCCAGCGAGCTTTATCTGGGATATGTTCGTCCGGGTGTTACCGGAGATCCCCAAAGAGAGCGCCTTTAACAAACAGAGCATGAGCTGGAAACTGATGACTCTGCTGCCGCAACTGTTGGAGCGCGAAGACTTTACCCTGTTGCGGCATTATCTGACTGACGATAGTGACAAGCGAAAACTGTTCCAGCTTTCTTCAAAAGCGGCGGACCTGTTTGACCAGTATCTGGTCTATCGTCCGGACTGGCTGGCACAGTGGGAAACAGGACATCTGGTAGAAGGGTTGGGAGAAGCACAGGCCTGGCAAGCGCCGTTGTGGAAGGCGTTGGTGGAATATACCGACGAACTTGGGCAACCGCGCTGGCACCGCGCCAATCTCTATCAGCGCTTTATCGAAACGCTGGAGTCCGCGACGACCTGCCCGCCGGGGTTACCTTCGCGCGTCTTTATATGCGGTATTTCCGCGTTACCGCCTGTTTATCTCCAGGCGCTACAGGCGCTGGGTAAACATATTGAAATCCATCTCCTGTTTACCAACCCCTGCCGTTATTACTGGGGCGACATTAAAGATCCCGCTTATCTGGCGAAACTACTGACTCGCCAGCGCCGACACAGTTTTGAAGATCGCGAATTACCGCTATTTCGCGACAGCGAAAATGCCGGGCAGCTCTTTAACAGCGATGGTGAACAGGATGTCGGCAACCCGCTGCTGGCTTCATGGGGCAAGCTTGGGCGCGACTACATTTATCTCCTTTCTGACCTGGAGAGCAGCCAGGAGCTGGACGCTTTTGTCGATGTGACGCCAGATAACCTGCTGCATAATATTCAGTCTGACATTCTGGAACTGGAAAACCGCGCCGTTGCTGGTGTGAACATCGAAGAGTTTTCCCGTAGCGATAACAAACGCCCGCTTGATCCACTGGATAGCAGTATCACCTTCCACGTTTGCCATAGCCCGCAGCGTGAAGTTGAAGTTTTACACGATCGCCTGCTGGCGATGCTGGAGGAAGACCCGACACTTACTCCGCGCGACATCATCGTGATGGTGGCTGATATCGACAGCTACAGTCCGTTTATTCAGGCTGTGTTTGGTAGTGCACCTGCGGATCGTTACCTGCCTTACGCCATTTCCGACCGTCGGGCGCGGCAGTCGCATCCTGTACTTGAAGCGTTTATCAGCCTGTTATCGCTGCCAGACAGCCGCTTTGTGTCGGAAGACGTGCTGGCATTACTGGATGTGCCGGTGCTGGCAGCGCGGTTTGACATCACCGAAGAAGGGCTGCGTTATTTACGTCAGTGGGTCAACGAATCCGGCATTCGTTGGGGGATAGATGACGACAACGTTCGCGAGCTGGAACTTCCCGCTACCGGTCAACACACCTGGCGGTTTGGCCTGACGCGCATGTTGCTGGGCTACGCGATGGAGAGCGCGCAGGGCGAGTGGCAATCGGTTCTACCTTATGATGAATCGAGCGGCTTAATTGCAGAACTGGTGGGGCATCTGGCTTCACTGCTAATGCAGCTAAATATCTGGCGTCGCGGGCTGGCGCAGGAGCGTCCGCTGGAAGAGTGGTTGCCGGTTTGTCGCGATATGCTCAACGCCTTTTTCCTGCCGGATGCGGAAACCGAAGCGGCGATGACGCTGATCGAACAACAATGGCAGGCGATTATCTCCGAAGGTTTAGGCGCGCAGTATGGCGACGCGGTGCCGCTGTCACTATTGCGTGATGAACTGGCACTGCGCCTGGATCAAGAACGTATCAGCCAGCGTTTTCTCGCCGGACCGGTTAACATTTGTACTCTGATGCCAATGCGTTCAATTCCGTTCAAAGTGGTTTGCCTGCTGGGAATGAACGACGGCGTTTATCCACGTCAGCTTGCGCCATTGGGCTTTGATCTGATGAGCCAGAAACCGAAGCGTGGCGACCGTAGCCGTCGCGATGACGACCGCTATCTGTTCCTGGAAGCGTTAATTTCCGCGCAGCAAAAACTCTATATCAGCTATATCGGGCGTTCCATTCAGGATAACAGTGAACGTTTCCCGTCGGTACTGGTGCAGGAACTGATCGACTACATCGGGCAAAGCCATTATCTACCGGGCGATGAAGCGCTTAACTGTGATGAAAGCGAGGCAAGGGTAAAAGCGCATCTTACTTGCCACCATACCCGGATGCCGTTTGACCCGCAAAACTACCAGCCCGGTAACTTACAAAGCTATGCGCGCGAGTGGCTACCTGCGGCCAGCCAGGCTGGTAAAGCACATTCTGAATTTGTTCAGCCGCTGCCGTTTACCTTACCGGAAACCGTGCCGCTGGAAACGCTACAACGATTCTGGGCACATCCGGTGCGGGCGTTTTTCCAGATGCGTTTGCAGGTGAACTTCCGTACCGAAGACAGCGAAATTCCCGACACTGAACCTTTTATTCTTGAAGGGCTTAGTCGTTATCAAATCAACCAGCAGTTATTAAATGTACTGGTTGAGCAGGATGATGCCGAACGCTTGTTCCGCCGATTCCGGGCGGCAGGTGATTTGCCGTATGGTGCCTTTGGTGAAATTTTCTGGGAAACGCAGTGTCAGGAGATGCAGCAACTTGCCGACAGAGTCATTGCCTGTCGCCAGCCAGGGCAGAGTATGGAGATTGATCTCGCCTGCAACGGTGTGCAGATAACTGGCTGGTTGCCGCAGGTGCAGCCGGATGGCCTGTTGCGCTGGCGTCCCTCTTTATTAAGTGTGGCGCAGGGAATGCAACTTTGGCTGGAACACCTTGTCTACTGTGCCAGCGGTGGTAATGGTGAAAGTCGCCTTTTTCTACGCAAAGACGGCGAGTGGCGTTTTCCGCCGCTTGCAGCCGAACAGGCTTTGCATTACCTCTCACAACTGATTGAGGGGTATCGTGAAGGAATGTCCGCGCCATTGCTGGTGTTACCTGAAAGTGGCGGCGCGTGGCTAAAAACCTGTTATGACGCGCAAAACGATGCCATGCTGGATGACGATTCCACGTTGCAAAAAGCCCGTACGAAATTCCTTCAGGCTTACGAAGGCAACATGATGGTGCGTGGCGAAGGTGATGATATCTGGTATCAACGGCTCTGGCGGCAATTAACACCAGAGACAATGGAGGCTATCGTTGAACAGTCGCAACGTTTCCTGTTACCGCTGTTTCGCTTTAATCAGTCATGA
- the ptrA gene encoding pitrilysin — protein MPRSIWFKALLLFVALWAPLSQAETGWQPIQETIRKSDKDNRQYQAIRLDNGMVVLLVSDPQAVKSLSALVVPVGSLEDPEAYQGLAHYLEHMSLMGSKKYPQADSLAEYLKMHGGSHNASTAPYRTAFYLEVENDALPGAVDRLADAIAEPLLDKKYAERERNAVNAELTMARTRDGMRMAQVSAETINPAHPGSKFSGGNLETLSDKPGNPVQQALKDFHEKYYSANLMKAVIYSNKPLPELAKMAADTFGRVPNKESKKPEITVPVVTDAQKGIIIHYVPALPRKVLRVEFRIDNNSAKFRSKTDELITYLIGNRSPGTLSDWLQKQGLVEGISANSDPIVNGNSGVLAIFASLTDKGLANRDQVVAAIFSYLNLLREKGIDKQYFDELANVLDIDFRYPSITRDMDYVEWLADTMIRVPVEHTLDAVNIADRYDAKAVKERLAMMTPQNARIWYISPKEPHNKTAYFVDAPYQVDKISEQTFADWQKKAANIALSLPELNPYIPDDFSLIKSEKKYDHPELIVDESNLRVVYAPSRYFASEPKADVSLILRNPKAMDSARNQVMFALNDYLAGLALDQLSNQASVGGISFSTNANNGLMVNANGYTQRLPQLFQALLEGYFSYTATEDQLEQAKSWYNQMMDSAEKGKAFEQAIMPAQMLSQVPYFSRDERRKILPSITLKEVLAYRDTLKSGARPEFMVIGNMTEAQATTLARHVQKQLGADGSEWCRNKDVVVDKKQSVIFEKAGNSTDSALAAVFVPTGYDEYTSSAYSSLLGQIVQPWFYNQLRTEEQLGYAVFAFPMSVGRQWGMGFLLQSNDKQPSFLWERYKAFFPTAEAKLRAMKPEEFAQIQQAVITQMLQAPQTLGEEASKLSKDFDRGNMRFDSRDKIVAQIKLLTPQKLADFFHQAVVEPQGMAILSQISGSQNGKAEYVHPEGWKVWENVSALQQTMPLMSEKNE, from the coding sequence ATGCCCCGCAGCATCTGGTTCAAAGCATTATTGTTGTTTGTTGCCCTCTGGGCACCCTTAAGTCAGGCAGAAACGGGATGGCAGCCGATTCAGGAAACCATCCGTAAAAGTGATAAAGATAACCGCCAGTATCAGGCTATACGTCTGGATAACGGTATGGTGGTCTTACTGGTTTCTGATCCGCAGGCAGTTAAATCGCTCTCGGCGCTGGTGGTGCCCGTTGGGTCGCTGGAAGATCCTGAGGCGTACCAGGGGCTGGCACATTACCTTGAACATATGAGTCTGATGGGGTCGAAAAAGTACCCGCAGGCTGACAGTCTGGCCGAATATCTCAAAATGCACGGCGGCAGTCACAATGCCAGCACGGCACCGTATCGCACGGCTTTCTATCTGGAAGTTGAGAACGACGCCTTGCCCGGTGCGGTAGACCGCCTGGCGGACGCTATTGCAGAACCCTTGCTCGACAAGAAATACGCCGAACGTGAACGTAATGCAGTGAATGCCGAATTAACCATGGCGCGTACGCGTGACGGGATGCGCATGGCACAGGTCAGCGCAGAAACCATTAACCCGGCACACCCCGGTTCAAAGTTTTCTGGTGGTAACCTCGAAACTTTAAGCGACAAACCAGGTAATCCGGTACAGCAGGCGCTGAAAGATTTCCACGAGAAGTACTATTCCGCCAATCTGATGAAGGCGGTTATTTACAGCAATAAACCGTTGCCGGAGTTGGCGAAAATGGCGGCGGACACCTTTGGTCGCGTGCCGAACAAAGAGAGCAAAAAACCGGAAATCACCGTGCCGGTAGTCACCGACGCGCAAAAGGGCATTATCATTCATTACGTCCCGGCGTTGCCGCGTAAAGTTCTGCGCGTTGAGTTTCGCATCGATAACAATTCAGCGAAGTTCCGTAGTAAAACGGATGAATTGATTACCTATCTGATTGGTAATCGCAGCCCTGGTACACTTTCTGACTGGCTGCAAAAGCAGGGATTAGTTGAGGGTATTAGCGCCAATTCCGATCCTATCGTCAACGGCAACAGCGGCGTATTAGCGATCTTTGCGTCTTTAACCGATAAAGGTCTGGCGAATCGCGATCAGGTTGTGGCGGCCATTTTTAGCTATCTCAATCTGTTACGTGAAAAAGGGATCGATAAACAATACTTCGATGAACTGGCGAATGTGCTGGATATCGACTTCCGTTATCCGTCAATCACCCGTGATATGGATTACGTCGAATGGCTGGCAGATACCATGATTCGCGTTCCTGTTGAGCATACACTGGATGCAGTCAATATTGCCGATCGGTACGATGCTAAAGCAGTAAAAGAACGTCTGGCGATGATGACGCCGCAGAATGCGCGTATCTGGTATATCAGCCCGAAAGAGCCGCACAATAAAACGGCTTATTTTGTCGATGCGCCGTATCAAGTCGATAAAATCAGCGAACAAACTTTCGCGGACTGGCAGAAAAAAGCCGCCAATATTGCGCTCTCCTTACCGGAGCTTAACCCCTATATTCCTGACGATTTCTCGCTGATTAAGTCAGAGAAGAAATACGACCATCCAGAGTTGATTGTTGATGAGTCGAATCTGCGCGTGGTGTATGCGCCAAGCCGTTATTTTGCCAGCGAGCCCAAAGCTGATGTCAGCCTGATTTTGCGTAATCCGAAAGCCATGGACAGCGCCCGCAATCAGGTGATGTTTGCGCTCAATGATTATCTCGCAGGGCTGGCGCTTGATCAGTTAAGCAACCAGGCGTCGGTTGGTGGCATAAGTTTTTCCACCAATGCTAACAACGGCCTTATGGTTAATGCCAATGGTTACACTCAGCGCCTGCCGCAGCTGTTCCAGGCTCTGCTGGAGGGCTACTTTAGCTATACCGCTACGGAAGATCAGCTTGAGCAGGCGAAGTCCTGGTATAACCAGATGATGGATTCCGCAGAAAAGGGCAAAGCGTTTGAGCAGGCGATTATGCCCGCGCAGATGCTCTCGCAAGTGCCGTACTTCTCGCGAGATGAACGGCGCAAAATTTTGCCCTCCATTACGTTGAAAGAGGTGCTGGCCTATCGCGACACCTTAAAATCAGGGGCTAGACCAGAGTTTATGGTTATCGGCAACATGACTGAAGCCCAGGCAACAACGCTGGCACGCCATGTGCAAAAACAGTTGGGCGCTGATGGTTCAGAGTGGTGTCGTAACAAAGATGTCGTGGTCGATAAAAAACAATCCGTCATCTTTGAAAAAGCTGGTAACAGCACCGACTCCGCACTGGCAGCGGTATTTGTACCGACTGGCTACGATGAATACACCAGCTCAGCGTATAGTTCTCTGTTGGGGCAGATCGTACAGCCGTGGTTCTACAATCAGTTGCGTACCGAAGAACAGTTGGGCTATGCCGTGTTTGCGTTTCCAATGAGCGTGGGGCGTCAGTGGGGCATGGGCTTCCTTTTGCAAAGCAATGATAAACAGCCTTCATTCTTGTGGGAGCGTTACAAGGCGTTTTTCCCAACCGCAGAGGCAAAATTGCGGGCGATGAAGCCAGAGGAGTTTGCGCAAATCCAGCAGGCGGTAATTACTCAGATGCTGCAGGCACCGCAAACGCTCGGCGAAGAAGCATCGAAGTTAAGTAAAGATTTCGATCGCGGCAATATGCGCTTCGATTCGCGTGATAAAATCGTGGCCCAGATAAAACTGCTGACGCCGCAAAAACTTGCTGATTTCTTCCATCAGGCGGTGGTCGAGCCGCAAGGTATGGCTATTCTGTCGCAGATTTCCGGCAGCCAGAACGGGAAAGCCGAATATGTGCATCCTGAAGGCTGGAAAGTGTGGGAGAACGTCAGCGCGTTGCAGCAAACAATGCCCCTGATGAGTGAAAAGAATGAGTGA
- the ppdC gene encoding prepilin-type N-terminal cleavage/methylation domain-containing protein, whose protein sequence is MSASLRNQQGFSLPEVMLAMVLMVMIVTALSGFQRTLMNSLASRNQYQQLWRHGWQQTQLRAISPPANWQVNRMQTSQAGCVSISVTLVSPGGREGEMTRLHCPNRQ, encoded by the coding sequence ATGTCAGCTTCCCTGAGGAATCAACAAGGCTTTAGTCTGCCGGAGGTAATGTTGGCGATGGTGTTGATGGTGATGATTGTCACTGCGTTATCGGGTTTCCAGCGAACATTAATGAACAGTCTTGCCAGCAGAAACCAGTACCAACAGCTCTGGCGGCATGGCTGGCAGCAAACGCAACTGCGCGCGATTTCGCCACCTGCTAACTGGCAGGTCAACCGAATGCAGACATCGCAGGCGGGATGTGTCAGCATCAGCGTTACGCTAGTTTCACCCGGGGGCAGAGAAGGCGAGATGACCCGCCTGCATTGCCCGAATCGTCAGTAG
- the lgt gene encoding prolipoprotein diacylglyceryl transferase, with the protein MTSSYLHFPEFDPVIFSIGPVALHWYGLMYLVGFIFAMWLATRRANRPGSGWTKNEVENLLYAGFLGVFLGGRIGYVLFYNFPQFMADPLYLFRVWDGGMSFHGGLIGVIVVMIIFARRTKRSFFQVSDFIAPLIPFGLGAGRLGNFINGELWGRVDPNFPFAMLFPGSRTEDILLLQTNPQWQSIFDTYGVLPRHPSQLYELLLEGVVLFIILNLYIRKPRPMGAVSGLFLIGYGAFRIIVEFFRQPDAQFTGAWVQYISMGQILSIPMIVAGVIMMVWAYRRSPQQHVS; encoded by the coding sequence ATGACCAGTAGCTATCTGCATTTTCCGGAGTTTGATCCGGTCATTTTCTCAATAGGACCCGTGGCGCTTCACTGGTACGGCCTGATGTATCTGGTGGGTTTCATTTTTGCAATGTGGCTGGCAACACGACGGGCGAATCGTCCGGGCAGTGGCTGGACCAAAAATGAAGTTGAAAACTTACTCTATGCGGGCTTCCTCGGCGTCTTCCTCGGTGGACGTATTGGTTATGTTCTGTTCTACAATTTCCCGCAGTTTATGGCCGATCCGCTGTATCTTTTCCGTGTCTGGGACGGCGGCATGTCCTTCCACGGAGGCCTGATTGGCGTTATCGTGGTGATGATTATCTTCGCCCGCCGTACTAAACGTTCCTTCTTCCAGGTCTCTGATTTTATTGCCCCACTCATTCCGTTTGGTCTTGGTGCTGGGCGCCTGGGCAACTTTATTAACGGTGAATTGTGGGGCCGCGTTGACCCGAACTTCCCGTTTGCCATGCTGTTCCCTGGCTCCCGTACAGAAGATATTTTGCTGCTGCAAACCAACCCGCAGTGGCAATCCATTTTCGACACTTACGGTGTGCTGCCGCGCCACCCATCACAGCTTTACGAGCTGCTGCTGGAAGGTGTGGTGCTGTTTATTATCCTCAACCTGTATATTCGTAAACCGCGCCCAATGGGAGCTGTCTCAGGCTTGTTCCTGATTGGTTACGGCGCGTTTCGCATCATTGTTGAGTTTTTCCGCCAGCCCGACGCGCAGTTTACTGGTGCCTGGGTGCAGTACATCAGCATGGGGCAAATTCTTTCCATCCCGATGATTGTCGCGGGTGTGATCATGATGGTCTGGGCATATCGTCGCAGCCCACAGCAACACGTTTCCTGA
- the ppdB gene encoding prepilin peptidase-dependent protein — protein sequence MPVKEQGFSLLEVLIAMAISSVLLLGAARFLPALQRESLTNTRKLALEDEIWLRVFTVAKHLQRAGYCHGSCTGEGLEIVGQGDCVIVQWDANSNGIWDREPVKESDQIGFRLKEHVLETLRGATSCEGKGWDKVTNPDAIIIDTFQVVRQDVSGFSPVLTVNMHAASKADPQTVVDASYSVTGSNL from the coding sequence ATGCCTGTAAAAGAGCAAGGTTTTTCTCTGCTGGAAGTGTTGATTGCTATGGCGATCAGTAGCGTATTGTTGCTGGGGGCTGCACGCTTTCTGCCTGCGTTACAGCGTGAAAGTTTAACGAACACCCGTAAGCTGGCGCTGGAAGATGAAATCTGGCTGCGGGTATTTACCGTCGCGAAGCATCTCCAGAGGGCGGGTTATTGCCATGGCAGCTGTACGGGCGAAGGGCTGGAAATTGTCGGACAGGGTGACTGTGTCATTGTGCAGTGGGATGCGAACAGTAATGGTATCTGGGATCGCGAACCGGTAAAAGAGTCCGACCAGATTGGATTTCGTCTGAAGGAGCATGTGCTGGAAACGCTACGCGGTGCGACATCCTGTGAAGGTAAGGGCTGGGATAAAGTCACTAATCCGGATGCCATCATTATCGACACTTTTCAGGTCGTACGTCAGGATGTCAGCGGCTTCTCGCCGGTGTTGACGGTTAATATGCACGCTGCCAGCAAGGCTGATCCGCAAACCGTGGTGGATGCCAGCTATAGCGTGACAGGATCCAACCTGTGA
- the ygdB gene encoding DUF2509 family protein — protein MNREKGVSSLALVLMLLILGSLLLQGMSQQDRSFASRVSMESQSLRRQAIVQSALEWGKMHSWQTQPAVQCLLYAATGARVCLRLLADNEALLIAGYEGVSLWRTGEVIDGNIVFSPRGWSDFCPLKERALCQLP, from the coding sequence GTGAACCGCGAAAAGGGTGTTTCGTCACTGGCTCTGGTCCTGATGCTGCTGATTTTGGGTAGCTTGCTATTGCAAGGAATGAGTCAGCAGGATCGCAGTTTTGCTTCTCGCGTGAGCATGGAAAGTCAGTCATTGCGCCGCCAGGCCATCGTTCAGTCGGCGCTGGAGTGGGGAAAAATGCACTCCTGGCAGACGCAGCCCGCAGTTCAGTGCTTACTGTATGCTGCCACCGGTGCCCGGGTTTGTCTGCGTTTACTGGCAGATAATGAAGCCTTATTGATTGCTGGTTATGAAGGCGTTTCGTTGTGGCGAACAGGCGAAGTCATCGATGGAAACATTGTTTTTTCGCCACGCGGCTGGAGCGATTTTTGTCCGCTGAAAGAGAGGGCGTTATGTCAGCTTCCCTGA
- the thyA gene encoding thymidylate synthase — translation MKQYLELMQKVLDEGTQKNDRTGTGTLSIFGHQMRFNLQDGFPLVTTKRCHLRSIIHELLWFLQGDTNIAYLHENNVTIWDEWADENGDLGPVYGKQWRAWPTPDGRHIDQITTVLNQLKNDPDSRRIIVSAWNVGELDKMALAPCHAFFQFYVADGKLSCQLYQRSCDVFLGLPFNIASYALLVHMMAQQCDLEVGDFVWTGGDTHLYSNHMDQTHLQLSREPRPLPKLIIKRKPESIFDYRFEDFEIEGYDPHPGIKAPVAI, via the coding sequence ATGAAACAGTATTTAGAACTGATGCAAAAAGTGCTCGACGAAGGCACACAGAAAAACGACCGTACCGGAACCGGAACGCTTTCCATTTTTGGTCATCAGATGCGTTTTAACCTGCAGGATGGATTCCCGCTGGTGACAACTAAACGTTGCCACCTGCGTTCCATCATCCACGAACTGCTGTGGTTCCTGCAGGGCGACACTAACATTGCTTATCTACACGAAAACAATGTCACCATCTGGGACGAATGGGCCGATGAAAACGGCGACCTCGGGCCAGTGTATGGTAAACAGTGGCGCGCCTGGCCAACGCCGGATGGTCGTCATATTGACCAGATCACTACTGTACTGAACCAGCTGAAAAACGACCCGGATTCCCGTCGCATTATTGTTTCAGCGTGGAACGTAGGCGAACTGGATAAAATGGCGCTGGCACCGTGCCATGCATTCTTCCAGTTCTATGTGGCAGACGGCAAACTCTCTTGCCAGCTTTATCAGCGCTCCTGTGACGTCTTCCTCGGCCTGCCGTTCAACATTGCCAGCTACGCGTTACTGGTGCATATGATGGCGCAGCAGTGCGATCTGGAAGTGGGTGATTTTGTCTGGACCGGTGGCGACACGCATCTCTACAGCAACCATATGGATCAAACTCATCTGCAATTAAGCCGCGAACCGCGTCCGCTGCCGAAGTTGATTATCAAACGTAAACCCGAATCCATCTTCGACTACCGTTTCGAAGACTTTGAGATTGAAGGATACGATCCACATCCGGGCATTAAAGCGCCGGTGGCTATCTAA